A stretch of DNA from Streptomyces rubradiris:
CCTCGCCTACCGGCTGGCCCGGGCCGGGCAGAAGGTGATCATCGGTTCCCGCGTCGCCGACCGCGCCGAGGCGGCCGCCGCCGAACTCGGCCACGGCATCGAGGGCGCCGACAACGCCGAGGCCGCCCGCCGCAGCGATATCGTGATCGTCGCCGTACCGTGGGACGGCCACAGCGACACCCTGAAGGCGCTGCGCGCGGAACTGGCCGGCAAGCTCGTCGTGGACTGCGTCAACCCGCTCGGCTTCGACAAGAAGGGCGCCTACGCCCTCAAGCCCGAGGAGGGCAGCGCCGCCGAGCAGGCCGCCGCGCTGCTGCCGGAGTCCCGGGTCACCGCCGCCTTCCACCACCTGTCGGCCGTCCTGCTCCAGGACCCGGAGATCGAGAGCATCGACACCGACGTCATGGTCCTCGGCGAGCAGCGCGCGGACGTGGAGATCGTGCAGGCCCTGGCCGGCCGCATCCCCGGCATGCGCGGCATCTTCGCCGGCCGGCTGCGCAACGCCCACCAGGTGGAGTCGCTGGTCGCCAACCTGATCTCCGTCAACCGCCGGTACAAGGCGCACGGCGGGCTGCGCGTGACCGACGTGTGAGCCGCCGGAGCCCATGGGGGACACTGGTCCGCGAAGCAGTTCCGAGCAGTGTCCCCGACAGGAGCCCCCCGTCATGCCCCGCATCGCCCTCTACACCCTCGTCGTCTGCGTCCTCGCCGTGGCCGCGGCGGTCGTCTCCTTCGTCCAGGGCAGCTGGCTGGGGATCGTCTGGGTGCTGCTGGCCGGGCTGTCGTCCAACATGACCTGGTACTACGTCAAGCGCGGCCGGACCGAGGCCGCCCGCGACACGTCCGTCACGAGCTGAACGAGCCGGTCACGAACCGAGCGAGCAGATCGCCGGGCTCTCCTCCCAGAAGCGGTACCGGGCGTCGCCGCAGTACTGGGAGAACATGTCCACGTTCAGCGCCCGCATGACCGCGTCGACGACGTCGAAGAACGCCTCGTTGACCGACGGCAGCCACAGCACCGCGAACACGAAGAGCAGCCCGAACGGGGCGAACGGCTCCACCTGCCGCTTCACCTTGTACGACAGCCACGGTTCGAGCACGCCGTAGCCGTCCAGGCCCGGCACCGGCAGGAAGTTCAGGATCGCCGCCGTCACCTGGAGCAGCGCCAGGAACGCCAGCGCGAACCGGAAGTCCGCGGGCACGCCGTCCAGCGCGTCCAGCCAGAACGGGGCCGTGCACACC
This window harbors:
- the npdG gene encoding NADPH-dependent F420 reductase; amino-acid sequence: MTSTDSAQKAPAKDPWDLPDVSGYTVGVLGGTGPQGKGLAYRLARAGQKVIIGSRVADRAEAAAAELGHGIEGADNAEAARRSDIVIVAVPWDGHSDTLKALRAELAGKLVVDCVNPLGFDKKGAYALKPEEGSAAEQAAALLPESRVTAAFHHLSAVLLQDPEIESIDTDVMVLGEQRADVEIVQALAGRIPGMRGIFAGRLRNAHQVESLVANLISVNRRYKAHGGLRVTDV